One region of Acropora muricata isolate sample 2 chromosome 13, ASM3666990v1, whole genome shotgun sequence genomic DNA includes:
- the LOC136895235 gene encoding tyrosine kinase receptor Cad96Ca-like has product MTDGQETEKSKSILSSKFIEKKWSKELGKIGHQKPTDVKEEHDLKTFNVDEDKWEIARERISLEEVIGSGSFGTVWRAVLSRGNGEPGIQFVAAKCFSPTGGEEGLKSIIKEIGLGKELGDSPQENVVKFIGCVTTQIHPILLMEYLPCGDLLGFLRKSRGIVDKYYRGEGEVAKLKTYDLVSFSNQIATGMVFLASRGIIHRDLAARNVLLDRNCICKVADFGLYYHNFKYGHGNAKKGCVPVKWTAPEILFGDAATLSSKSDVWSYGILLYEIFTIGGIPYPGWSEARTIAELRIGYRMPKPPHIDSSLYHLMSTCWQEDPIFRPQFLQIRKKLRQFIENELYLGLLDHSKYDGSKYANVEDLVETNEEQ; this is encoded by the exons ATGACGGATGGACAGGAAACAGAGAAAAGTAAGTCAATTCTTTCCAGTAAATTCATAGAGAAGAAGTGGAGCAAAGAACTTGGAAAAATTGGGCATCAAAA ACCAACAGATGTTAAAGAGGAACACGATTTGAAGACGTTTAATGTTGACGAGGATAAATGGGAGATAGCACGTGAGCGCATAAGTCTTGAAGAAGTCATTGGCTCCGGGTCGTTTGGAACAGTTTGGCGAGCAGTTTTGAGTAGAGGAAATGGGGAACCAGGCATACAATTTGTTGCAGCAAAGTGCTTTTCAC CCACTGGCGGAGAAGAAGGGCTAAAGTCTATCATCAAAGAAATTGGATTGGGGAAAGAGCTTGGAGACAGTCCTCAGGAAAATGTTGTGAAGTTTATTGGCTGTGTAACAACGCAGA TACACCCAATTCTGCTCATGGAGTACCTACCCTGTGGAGAtcttcttggctttttgaggaagagccgtggaattGTCGACAAATATTATCGCGGAGAAGGAGAGGTAGCAAAGCTGAAAACATATGATCTGGTCTCGTTTTCAAACCAGATTGCTACAGGGATGGTGTTCTTAGCGTCCAGAGGG ATTATCCATCGTGATTTGGCCGCACGCAACGTCCTCCTCGATAGAAACTGTATATGCAAAGTGGCGGATTTTGGCTTGTATTACCATAATTTCAAATATGGACATggcaatgccaaaaag GGCTGCgtgccagtgaagtggacagcgcCTGAGATTCTTTTTGGCGATGCTGCAACCCTTTCCAGTAAAAGTGATGT GTGGTCGTATGGAATCTTGCTGTATGAGATATTCACCATTG GAGGCATTCCCTACCCGGGCTGGTCAGAAGCCAGGACAATAGCAGAATTGCGGATTGGTTATCGCATGCCGAAGCCCCCACACATCGACAGCAGTCT ATATCATTTGATGAGCACTTGTTGGCAAGAAGACCCTATCTTCCGCCCACAATTTCTTCAAATTCGCAAAAAGTTGCGCCAATTTATCGAAAACGAG TTATACCTTGGGCTGTTGGACCATTCGAAGTACGATGGATCGAAATACGCAAACGTTGAAGACCTGGTTGAAACCAACGAGGAGCAATAG
- the LOC136895236 gene encoding contactin-5-like, with product MSIQKLIESSPPMRQGYPAELQCAQNQAFPVVDVHPRNQTVLEGRPAVMNCSAKGVPHPALSWAYKNGELLPGAAIRNYSNQSILQLSNTSKSMEGWYTCKAKNKAGDSSSNSTLHVLVEPTVTMSSKPHPSLVEGERLTLTCQANEASKEIRWTKDDFPLNTRANIQQIGNNSTVVIKKVLTSDSGKYSCRAVNRAGSASSSVDIKVTAKTTVQWYVIVGPVLTITVLASIALYLWKRRIAGRYICTIM from the exons ATGTCCATACAGAAACTCATAGAATCTTCTCCCCCAATGCGACAGGGTTATCCTGCTGAACTTCAATGTGCTCAAAATCAAG CCTTTCCTGTGGTTGATGTCCATCCAAGAAACCAGACTGTTCTCGAGGGAAGACCAGCTGTAATGAACTGCAGTGCGAAAGGAGTCCCCCATCCAGCATTATCGTGGGCATATAAAAATGGAGAGCTTCTTCCTGGAGCTGCAATCAGGAATTATTCTAATCAGTCCATTCTCCAATTGTCAAATACGTCAAAAAGCATGGAAGGATGGTACACTTGTAAGGCAAAGAACAAGGCTGGTGACTCGTCTTCAAACTCCACTCTTCACGTCTTAG TGGAACCAACTGTCACGATGTCTTCAAAACCACACCCATCTCTAGTGGAAGGAGAACGACTTACACTGACTTGCCAAGCTAATGAAGCTAGTAAGGAAATACGATGGACAAAAGATGATTTCCCTTTAAATACAAGGGCCAACATTCAACAGATTGGGAACAACAGCACTGTTGTTATTAAAAAAGTCCTGACTTCTGACAGTGGTAAATATTCCTGCAGGGCAGTCAACAGGGCAGGCTCCGCATCGTCTTCTGTTGATATCAAAGTCACAG ctaAGACAACAGTACAGTGGTATGTCATTGTTGGCCCAGTCCTTACAATAACAGTGTTAGCATCCATTGCCTTGTATCTTTGGAAACGACGAATTGCTGGTAGATATATTTGTACTATAATGTAG
- the LOC136895237 gene encoding tyrosine kinase receptor Cad96Ca-like, which translates to MTDGQETEKSKSILSSKFIEKKWSKELGKIGHQKPTDVKEEHDLKTFNVDEDKWEIARERISLEEVIGSGSFGTVWRAVLSRGNGEPGIQFVAAKCFSPTGGEEGLKSIIKEIGLGKELGDSPQENVVKFIGCVTTQIHPILLMEYLPCGDLLGFLRKSRGIVDKYYRGEGEVAKLKTYDLVSFSNQIATGMVFLASRGIIHRDLAARNVLLDRNCICKVADFGLYYHNFKYGHGNAKKGCVPVKWTAPEILFGDAATLSSKSDVWSYGILLYEIFTIGMYFMKNDFQLLFVRNLKPCEEKVYVILLD; encoded by the exons ATGACGGATGGACAGGAAACAGAGAAAAGTAAGTCAATTCTTTCCAGTAAATTCATAGAGAAGAAGTGGAGCAAAGAACTTGGAAAAATTGGGCATCAAAA ACCAACAGATGTTAAAGAGGAACACGATTTGAAGACGTTTAATGTTGACGAGGATAAATGGGAGATAGCACGTGAGCGCATAAGTCTTGAAGAAGTCATTGGCTCCGGGTCGTTTGGAACAGTTTGGCGAGCAGTTTTGAGTAGAGGAAATGGGGAACCAGGCATACAATTTGTTGCAGCAAAGTGCTTTTCAC CCACTGGCGGAGAAGAAGGGCTAAAGTCTATCATCAAAGAAATTGGATTGGGGAAAGAGCTTGGAGACAGTCCTCAGGAAAATGTTGTGAAGTTTATTGGCTGTGTAACAACGCAGA TACACCCAATTCTGCTCATGGAGTACCTACCCTGTGGAGAtcttcttggctttttgaggaagagccgtggaattGTCGACAAATATTATCGCGGAGAAGGAGAGGTAGCAAAGCTGAAAACATATGATCTGGTCTCGTTTTCAAACCAGATTGCTACAGGGATGGTGTTCTTAGCGTCCAGAGGG ATTATCCATCGTGATTTGGCCGCACGCAACGTCCTCCTCGATAGAAACTGTATATGCAAAGTGGCGGATTTTGGCTTGTATTACCATAATTTCAAATATGGACATggcaatgccaaaaag GGCTGCgtgccagtgaagtggacagcgcCTGAGATTCTTTTTGGCGATGCTGCAACCCTTTCCAGTAAAAGTGATGT GTGGTCGTATGGAATCTTGCTGTATGAGATATTCACCATTGGTATGTACTTTatgaaaaatgattttcaaTTGCTATTCGTGCGAAATCTGAAGCCGTGTGAAGAAAAAGTTTACGTCATTTTATTGGATTGA
- the LOC136895238 gene encoding contactin-1-like, translating to MVNSVQREDKGTYICRIEQSRGSESTSEKSQRINVRVVVPPKVNLSGLHRPVTEGDNVTLTCNITDGVPKPNRIRWLKDKTPLDETKTKLVLQSIKKEQEGTYTCETSNEGGSASDSTNIIVDTPPKLNPDLKDESVSVSLHSLSRITCTESGDPEPNVTWTKNGAYLVTNNTLTINNVTLKDAGQYGCTAENRAGKINASAWIDVLAFPVVDVHPRNQTVLEGRPAVMNCSAKGVPHPALSWAYKNGELLPGAAIRNYSNQSILQLSNTSKSMEGWYTCKAKNKAGDSSSNSTLHVLVEPTVTMSSKPHPSLVEGERLTLTCQANEASKEIRWTKDDFPLNTRANIQQIGNNSTVVIKKVLTSDSGKYSCRAVNRAGSASSSVDIKVTAKTTVQWYVIVGPVLTITVLASIALYLWKRRIAGRYICTIM from the exons ATGGTGAACTCAGTACAGAGAGAAGATAAGGGAACTTACATCTGTAGGATTGAACAGTCCAGAGGATCTGAATCAACAAGTGAAAAATCCCAAAGGATCAACGTTAGGGTCGTTG TTCCACCAAAAGTGAATCTTTCAGGACTACACCGCCCTGTTACTGAAGGAGACAACGTTACTCTGACTTGCAACATTACCGATGGTGTCCCAAAGCCTAATCGAATCCGCTGGTTGAAAGACAAAACTCCTCtagatgaaacaaaaacaaagttggTCCTACAGAGcataaaaaaagaacaagagGGGACCTACACGTGTGAAACAAGTAATGAAGGAGGCTCTGCAAGTGACAGCACCAACATCATCGTTGATA CTCCACCGAAACTGAATCCCGATCTCAAGGATGAGTCAGTGTCTGTGTCCTTGCACTCTTTGTCAAGAATAACATGCACTGAAAGTGGCGATCCTGAACCAAACGTGACCTGGACTAAGAACGGAGCCTATTTGGTCACTAACAACACTCTAACCATCAACAATGTTACTCTAAAAGATGCTGGCCAATATGGATGCACTGCTGAAAACAGGGCAGGGAAAATCAACGCAAGTGCTTGGATTGACGTCTTAG CCTTTCCTGTGGTTGATGTCCATCCAAGAAACCAGACTGTTCTCGAGGGAAGACCAGCTGTAATGAACTGCAGTGCGAAAGGAGTCCCCCATCCAGCATTATCGTGGGCATATAAAAATGGAGAGCTTCTTCCTGGAGCTGCAATCAGGAATTATTCTAATCAGTCCATTCTCCAATTGTCAAATACGTCAAAAAGCATGGAAGGATGGTACACTTGTAAGGCAAAGAACAAGGCTGGTGACTCGTCTTCAAACTCCACTCTTCACGTCTTAG TGGAACCAACTGTCACGATGTCTTCAAAACCACACCCATCTCTAGTGGAAGGAGAACGACTTACACTGACTTGCCAAGCTAATGAAGCTAGTAAGGAAATACGATGGACAAAAGATGATTTCCCTTTAAATACAAGGGCCAACATTCAACAGATTGGGAACAACAGCACTGTTGTTATTAAAAAAGTCCTGACTTCTGACAGTGGTAAATATTCCTGCAGGGCAGTCAACAGGGCAGGCTCCGCATCGTCTTCTGTTGATATCAAAGTCACAG ctaAGACAACAGTACAGTGGTATGTCATTGTTGGCCCAGTCCTTACAATAACAGTGTTAGCATCCATTGCCTTGTATCTTTGGAAACGACGAATTGCTGGTAGATATATTTGTACTATAATGTAG